AACGCGACGTCCGCCGCCATGCGTCCACGTGACGCTCGCGAAACCACAGCAATCTCGCCGGCCAAAAGCTGGAATGGAAATGAGCGCCCGTTCGGCGGTGCGTCTCCGCTTCGTCAAATCGCACTTTCAGCCGCGGCGTGAATTCGCGGCTGCGGCGGTCTGCCCACGTCAAAAGCGTCGTCGTCGCCTTTCCTAGCTCATCGACGCCGAGGATGCCGTGCCAGAACGCACACCAGCCGACCGAGTCTATTTCAATGCCGCGATCCGACGCGGCCGCCGCGACGCGGTCGATGAGCCAGATAAATTCAGCAAAATGTTTCTCGGCGTCAAAGAATGATCCGCCGTCCGGCGAGGCTTCGGGAGTGCGGGACGTTTTTGCAGCCAGCCGCGGGATCGGCAGCATGTCGGCATCAAAGATCTCGGCACGCATCCCCGACGTGCCGATATCGATACCTAAAATACAGGGAGCTTTTGCGGCTGGCATCGACGACCGTTAACCGAGCACCTTTTTGAACCACCAACGCAGGCCGACGAACAGAAAGCGGTAATCTTTCATGAATTCCGGCGGCTTGCCTTCGAAATAGTGGCCGATGAACTGCAGTATCCAGCCGACGACGAACAGCCCGACGGCGACCATCCACAGATCGCTCACAAAAAAGCAAACAGGTATCAGCAGTATCGAAACGGCGATCATCGGTATGCCGAATTTGTGCGTCAGTTTGTTCATCGGGTGCTGATGGCTTTCGGAATATTCCGCGATCCAATCGTCCCAGCTTCTTCCACCCATCATCTCTAGTTCCTCCTCGCGGCCAGCCAAGCGGCCGCCGCTGCTAAACCGAATGAAATTCCGGGAAAGACGCCGTCGGTCAGGTGCTGCAAAACAACGAAAACGATCACACCGACAGCGACGCCAAATATCAACTTTCTCCAGAATGATACACCGAGTTTTATCACCGCTGAAATATCTTCACGCGTAAACCGTCGCCTAGTTCCCTCTTCTCGGTCTCATTGAAGCCATCTAGAAAATCACGCGGCATGAACGTGTCGGCGTCCTCGATGGTTTCGGGTATCTCGGTGACGATCCACCGGTCGATTACGTCGGCGAATTCGGCGTATGTCGCGGCACCGCCGATGATAAAGACGTCGCGGTTCAGATATTTCGCCAGCTCGATGACCTCTTCTATCGAACGCAGCCGCATCACCTGCGGCGGCGTCTCGACGCGGCCGGAACGCGACAGCACAACGTTAAAACGCCCCGGCAGCGGCCGCCCGATCGATTCCCACGTCCGCGAGCCCATCACGACAGCTCCACCCATCGTCGTCTCTTTGAAAAACTTCAGGTCAGCACTGTAATGCCACGGCAGTTTGCCGCCGCGGCCGATGGCGAAATTCTTAGAAATTGCAACGATGCCGATGATCATAATTCTGTTTATATAGATCTTAATTCGATCACGTTTGGAAACCTACCCAATCAATACTGTACGGGAAACGCCCGCGGAGTCATTCAATTATCAAGAGCAGACGCTCGGTCTCCCGCCAAGCCGCGAAGCCGCAAAGGCACCGCAACGAAAACCGCAGATGTTCATCTAAAGTGACGTGCTTATTCGCGTCTTTTGCGGAAATACTTTGCTGCTTTGCGGGAAACGCCGGCGGAGTCATTCAATTATCAAGAGCAGACGCTCGGTCTCCCGCCAAGCCGCGAAGCCGCAAAGGCACCGCAACGAAAACCGCAGATGTTCATCTAAAGTGACGTGATTCTTCGCGTCTTTGCGGAAATACTTTGCTGCTTTGCGGGAAACGCCCGCGGAGTCATTCAAATATCAAGAGCAGACGCTCGGTCTCCCGCCAACCAACTGCCTGCGAAGCCAAGTGTTCACGGTTCCTCGAGTCCGTTCACTACACGCTTGATGCCATGTTTGATAAGTTCGGTATTGAAGTTTATCAGCAGGCCGAGCTTCATTTCCATCGCAATAAGATAGGTGCGAAGTTGTTTTGCGTGAACCGGAGCCAGAGCTTCAACAGACTTTATCTCGATCACAACTTTGTTGTTAACAACGAGATCGGCACGGAAACCGATGGGCATTCGGATCTCTTCATAGACGGACGGAACACCACGCTGACGATCGACCTTGAGACCCAACTTCTCAAGTTCATACTGCATGACCCGTTCGTAAACGGATTCAAGAAGCCCCGGGCCGATCCTGACGTGTACGTTGTACGCGGTATCAACTATCTGCCTGGCTATTTCGTTTTCGTGCATTAGTACATCAAGTGTCGAGTTTCGAACCTTTATAAACTGCGATCTCGGAGCCTTTCGCCAGGACGACAGAATACGGTTCGGCGTTCGTCAGGAAAGCGAATTCTTCGCCGTACGTGCAGCCGAGATCGACGTTGATCTGCGGGTTCTGCACTTCGTAAAGTTCCCATTTCGGATGTTCGACCTTGTATTCGTCGGTACCCTTTTTGCGTTTCGTGTAGCCCCAATAATGCTCGATGATGAATTCCTCGTGCGAGCCTTCGTCAGGCACGCCGAGGTTTCTGCCGCTGTCAACCATCACTGAATTTCGGCAGCCGCCGCGTTCCCAAGCGTAGCCGACGCGAAGCGCATCGCGCGTGTGCGACATCTGCCAGCATTCGTACGGCTCGCCGTAAAGCGTGCGGGCGACGGCGGCGATGGCCATTCGCGGAACTATTTCCTTGATAAAAACGACACCGCGGCGAACCTCTTCATCAGTCTCGCGGCGGACGTAGAAACGCAGGTTCACTTCTTCGAAGTTGATATGAAACGGAACGAGAAAACCGGCAACACGCGTGTCGAGAAACATAAAACCGACGAGGCTGACGAAGCATTTTCCGTCAAATAGGTCGAGCTCCGTTCCCGCCGGAACGCGGTCCGCGAGCAGCGACGGATCGACCTCATAATTCGCCATCACAAGGTCGCGCCACTGTGCTGTGAGAAATTTTTTCATTTTTCGGGTTCGAATTCTTCGAGTTTGCGGTAAAGCGTCTTGCGGCCGATGCCGAGCAGTTTTGCGGCGTTCGTTTTGTCGCCGTCGGTCAGAGCGAGCGTTGCCTCGATGACCTGTTTTTCGATCTCCTCGATAGGAGCGGGCAATTCGATATCCATCAGCAATTTGCCGCCGTCCCCGCCGATCAGCCTTCGTCCGCGGCGTGCGGGGCTCGGCGTGAATCCCGCGGAACGCTGTACGGCGTCGGGCAGGTCATAAAGTTCAATTTGCCGCCCCGATGCGATAATGATCGCTCTTTCGATCGCGTTCTCCAGCTCGCGGACGTTGCCCGGCCAATCGTAATTGAGCATCGCGTCCATCGCATCTTTCGAAATGCCGGAAACGAAGCGGCCCGTCTTTTCCTTATATTGCTCCAAAAAGTGAACGACCAGCAGATGAACGTCCTCGCGGCGGTCGCGGAGCGGAGGCAGCGAGATAGGAAAGACCGACAGGCGATAGTAGAGGTCCTTGCGGAAAGTGCCGTTTTCGATGGCCTCTTCCAGGTCCTTGTTCGTCGCCGCAATGACCCGAACATTTACCTTGATGACATCTTTGCCGCCAAGCCGCGTTACCTCGCCGTCCTGCAGTACGCGCAGCAGGCGAACCTGAGCCTGGGGCGACATCTCGGCGATCTCGTCCAGAAAAAGCGTCCCGCCGTTCGCCTCTTCAAAACGCCCGATGCGGCGGTCGCGGGCGTCGGTGAACGCTCCTTTCTCGTGGCCGAAAAGCTCCGATTCGAGCAGGGTTTCGGGAATGGCACCGCAGTTTATCTTGATGAAAGGGGCTCGTTCGCGGCCGGAGTTGCGTTGGATCAGATTGGCTATCAGTTCCTTGCCGGTGCCCGATTCGCCTGTGATCAGAACGGTCGAATCCGTTCCCGCGACATTGAGTGCCATCTCTATCGCCCGGCGCATCTCGTGAGCCTGCCCGACTATCTCGGTCTGCTGACGCTGCGAAAGTTCGCTGCGGAGCCGCATCACCTCGGTCGAAAGCTGGTCTCGGTCGAGCGCCGTGCCTATCTGATCGGCGATGCCTTCGATCAGTGCGATGTCGTGTTCTTCGAACGCGCTCCGCGTGCTCCACACAAAGCCGAGCAGGCCGAACGTTTTGCCGGCCACGTTGACCGGCGTAACGAGCGCCGCTTTGCCGCGGAGCTGTGTGTTGAAAAAGACCCGTATCGCAAAAGGAAGCTGCGAATCGACGAGCTGCAGGGTCTTGCCGTCGCGGATCAGTTCGCCGATGGCGGCAAAAGTATCTACGTCGAGCGATTTGTTGTATTGCTCGATCATCTTCAGCATCTTGCCCAATCGGATGCCTTCGGCCGATTTGAAGCCCGCCAGCGATATGCGCTTTCCCGTCGGGTCGAGCACGCCAAGCGCACCGTAATCTGCTCCGACCAGGTTGATCGCGCGTTCGAGCACGCCGTCCGAAACCTCGCCGAAGTCCGAATGCGAATTGAGCATGTTCGCGATCTCGAGCAGTGCATTCGTCCGGCGCGTCTCCTTGCCCTGAGCGACGTAAAGCGTCGTGTACTGGTAACCGATGGCGAGCTGGCGGGCGATCGATTCGAGAAATTCGACCTCTTCGTCGAGCCATACACGAGCCTTTTTCGTGTCGTGCAGGCCTATCAGGCCGAGCACGCGGCCGCTGAGATGGATCGGTATGATCAGAAGCGAACGCGTATCCAGTGCACGTGCGAAAAACTTGAGTGTTTCGTCCTTGAACTTTGACGTGTCGTTGATGCGAATGGGTTTTGAGATGTCGAGCATCTCCGATAGCCTTTCCCGGTCGAACGGGATGGTCGTTCCCTGGCTTTTCGGAACGCTTCGATCCTTTCGCCATTCGTGGCTGATGATGAGGTCGGTGCCTTCGCGCATCTGCAGCAGGTCGCAGCGGTCGGCGTCCAGCATTCGGCCGAGTTCCGAAACGACGGCATTCAGAAATCGTTCAAGGTCGATGTCCGTCGGAAGGTCGCGTGCGAGGCGGTCGATGATGGCGTCGCGCGCCTGCTGCATCGTGACTCGCCGTTCGGGCGAAAGCTCACGTTCAGTTGTGTCGGCATGCGTCATTTCCGACTAAAATGTGTAATTTTGACACCAAAATGTCAAGTTGACACACTTCTGCTCCATGCAGCGTTCAAACGCAGTTTTCCGGGTCAGTTGTTGCGATTGGCAGGACGTGCGGGCGTCCGGTTCGGTGTCGGCTGGCTAGCGGGCCTGTTTGCCGGGGGCTGCGTCTTTGCGGAATTCGCCGCCGGCGGTTTCGGCGATGTATTCGCTCCGCCGCCGTCCGTGCCGGCGGAGTTTGCAGCGGTATTCGAAGCGGTGTTCGATGGAGTATTGGTGTTGCCTTTCGGCGAGACGTATTCAACGCGGCGGCGGCCTGCCTCTGCCTCTTCGAGCAGTTCATCGGCGCGCACGTTCTCGGGATCGAGTTCCAGGGATTTTTTCAGCGGCGCGATAGCTTCGGCGTAGTTGGCGAGTTTGATACGAATGGCGCCGAGCTCCATCTGATATTCGGGATCGTCGGGTTTGATCGCGACCGCTTTTTTGAACGCATCCTCGGCTTCCTTGTCTTCCATCAGCTTGGCGTAAGCCCGGCCCATATTGTAGAAAGCGACGTCATCCTTCGGATTTTCCTTGATCCATTTTTTGTAAGCCTCGATGGCTTTTTCAAACGCACGTTCCGAGCTAGTCTTTCGCGGCTTTCCGCTGTCGTCGGTCGCGGGCTCCAGTTCGATGCCTGCCTGCGTCGCCTGAAGCTGCTGCAGGCCATACGCGATGCCGAGCTTGAAATAGGCCTCACCTAGGTCGGGGTTGATCTCTACTGCGCGTTCTAAATACAAGATCGCGGCCTCGACGTCGCTTTCTTCGAGCAGACGCGAGCCTTCGGTGAGGGCTTCGTTGGCGTCAGTGATCTTTGCTGCGGGGTTTTCTGCGGCCGGAGCAACGTCAGTATTGGAATTTGCGGCCGGCGAGGACCACCATGAACAGCCTGCCATTGAAACGGTCAGGCACACCACGAACAACGAAAAACGCACGAACGCCATACAGAAATATCCTACATTATCCGGGCGGGAAGACGAAGGTTCTGCCGGCCAGCAGGTGCACGTGCAGGTGAAAGACGGTCTGGCCGCCGTCGGCGTTGGTGTTGATAACGACGCGGTAGCCGTTCTCAGCGAAACCGTTCTTTCGTGCGATGTCGGCTGCTGTGGCGAGCAAATGGCCCATCAGTGCGGCATCGCCCGCGGCCGCCTTGTCGAGCGAATCGATGTGGACACGCGGGATGATCAGGATGTGAACGGGAGCCTGCGGGCTGATGTCGTTAAAGGCGACACACGCGTCGTCCTCGTGAACGAGCGTAGCGGGAATCGAGCCGGAAGCTATCTTGCAGAAAAGACAATCACTCATATATCACATTCCCGAACCGGCCTCATCGGCCGAATCAGCGATACCGCCGGGAATTCGTTCGATGTCGCCTCCCAGAGAGCGCAGCTTGCGGACTATGCGTTCGTAGCCGCGGTCGATGTGGTAAACGCGGTCGATCAGCGTCTCGCCTTCTGCACATAACGCAGCCAGCACAAGTGATGCCGAAGCTCGCAGATCCGAAGCCAGTATCGGTGCTCCCATCAATTTACGCGGGCCTATCACTTCCGCGGTATTGCCCGCGACGTGTATCTCGGCGCCCATACGAACAAGCTCCGATGCGTGCATAAAGCGGTTCTCGAAAATCGTCTCGGTAATATGCGAAGTGCCTTCGGCCTGCGTCATCAGCGCCATATATTGCGCCTGCATGTCGGTCGGGAAAAGCGGATGCGGTTCGGTCGTGACGTCGCTCGCACGCAGCCCCGCCGACGAACGGCGAACCAGCAGCGTGCTCTGATTCAGTTCCTCTATCTCGACGCCGGTTTCGCGGAGCTTATCTATGACGGCGGTCAGGTGCTCGGGCCGGCAGCTTTTTATCTCAAGCTCTCCGTCGGTGATGGCCGCAGCGACGATGAAGGTGCCCGTTTCGATGCGGTCGGGAATGATCGTGTGCTCTGCACCGCCGAGGCCTTCGACGCCGTCGATCTCCATCACGGGCGTGCCGGCACCGCGGATGCGGGCTCCCATCTTGTTCAACAATTCGGCGAGGTCCTCGATCTCGGGCTCCATCGCGGCATTGCGGATGACGGTGCGGCCTTCCGCCAGAACCGCCGCCATCATCACATTCTCAGTTCCCGTTACGGTGACCTTTTCAAACTCAAGTTCGGCACCTTTCAGGCGTCCTTGCGGAGCGCGTGCGACGACGTCGCCGCTTTCGAGCGATACGACAGCACCGAGCTGTTCAAAAGCCCGCAGATGCAGGTCGATCGGCCGCGTTCCGATGGCACAGCCGCCGGGCAGGCTCACCTTTGCCTGGCCGAAACGCGACAGCAGCGGCCCGAGAGCAAGCACGCTGGCACGCATCGTTTTTACGAGATGATACGGCGCTTCAAAGATATCGACGTTGCGTGCAGATACCTTGTGCGTGCGGAGTTCCGGCGTCAGCACGGTCGCACCTAGGTCTTCGAGCAGACGCCGCTGTGTGATCAGGTCCTTTACATACGGGACGTTGTGCAGCGTGACGGTCTCAGGCGTCAGCAGCGTCGCGGCAAGGCACGGCAGGGCGGAATTTTTCGCTCCGCCGATCTCGATCTTTCCCTTAAGCGGCTTGCCGCCGCGCACCAAAAACTTGTCCATCTATGCCTCTTTCGCGACTCGGCCCGCAAGTTCACAAAACTTTATGTTACCGAAAACGGAATGTTATCATACCGAGCAACGGCGAGGTAAGCAAAACGCGGAGCATTTGTTATCCGTGCGTCTGATCACGCTGACCGGATGTTTTGATCGCTGCATAGTATTGGTTTGACGACTTCGAATACAAATGAATTTG
This sequence is a window from Acidobacteriota bacterium. Protein-coding genes within it:
- a CDS encoding histidine triad nucleotide-binding protein, with product MSDCLFCKIASGSIPATLVHEDDACVAFNDISPQAPVHILIIPRVHIDSLDKAAAGDAALMGHLLATAADIARKNGFAENGYRVVINTNADGGQTVFHLHVHLLAGRTFVFPPG
- a CDS encoding GxxExxY protein, encoding MHENEIARQIVDTAYNVHVRIGPGLLESVYERVMQYELEKLGLKVDRQRGVPSVYEEIRMPIGFRADLVVNNKVVIEIKSVEALAPVHAKQLRTYLIAMEMKLGLLINFNTELIKHGIKRVVNGLEEP
- a CDS encoding dihydrofolate reductase, producing MIIGIVAISKNFAIGRGGKLPWHYSADLKFFKETTMGGAVVMGSRTWESIGRPLPGRFNVVLSRSGRVETPPQVMRLRSIEEVIELAKYLNRDVFIIGGAATYAEFADVIDRWIVTEIPETIEDADTFMPRDFLDGFNETEKRELGDGLRVKIFQR
- the murA gene encoding UDP-N-acetylglucosamine 1-carboxyvinyltransferase — protein: MDKFLVRGGKPLKGKIEIGGAKNSALPCLAATLLTPETVTLHNVPYVKDLITQRRLLEDLGATVLTPELRTHKVSARNVDIFEAPYHLVKTMRASVLALGPLLSRFGQAKVSLPGGCAIGTRPIDLHLRAFEQLGAVVSLESGDVVARAPQGRLKGAELEFEKVTVTGTENVMMAAVLAEGRTVIRNAAMEPEIEDLAELLNKMGARIRGAGTPVMEIDGVEGLGGAEHTIIPDRIETGTFIVAAAITDGELEIKSCRPEHLTAVIDKLRETGVEIEELNQSTLLVRRSSAGLRASDVTTEPHPLFPTDMQAQYMALMTQAEGTSHITETIFENRFMHASELVRMGAEIHVAGNTAEVIGPRKLMGAPILASDLRASASLVLAALCAEGETLIDRVYHIDRGYERIVRKLRSLGGDIERIPGGIADSADEAGSGM
- a CDS encoding DUF962 domain-containing protein codes for the protein MMGGRSWDDWIAEYSESHQHPMNKLTHKFGIPMIAVSILLIPVCFFVSDLWMVAVGLFVVGWILQFIGHYFEGKPPEFMKDYRFLFVGLRWWFKKVLG
- a CDS encoding tetratricopeptide repeat protein, which encodes MAFVRFSLFVVCLTVSMAGCSWWSSPAANSNTDVAPAAENPAAKITDANEALTEGSRLLEESDVEAAILYLERAVEINPDLGEAYFKLGIAYGLQQLQATQAGIELEPATDDSGKPRKTSSERAFEKAIEAYKKWIKENPKDDVAFYNMGRAYAKLMEDKEAEDAFKKAVAIKPDDPEYQMELGAIRIKLANYAEAIAPLKKSLELDPENVRADELLEEAEAGRRRVEYVSPKGNTNTPSNTASNTAANSAGTDGGGANTSPKPPAANSAKTQPPANRPASQPTPNRTPARPANRNN
- a CDS encoding sigma 54-interacting transcriptional regulator, whose translation is MTHADTTERELSPERRVTMQQARDAIIDRLARDLPTDIDLERFLNAVVSELGRMLDADRCDLLQMREGTDLIISHEWRKDRSVPKSQGTTIPFDRERLSEMLDISKPIRINDTSKFKDETLKFFARALDTRSLLIIPIHLSGRVLGLIGLHDTKKARVWLDEEVEFLESIARQLAIGYQYTTLYVAQGKETRRTNALLEIANMLNSHSDFGEVSDGVLERAINLVGADYGALGVLDPTGKRISLAGFKSAEGIRLGKMLKMIEQYNKSLDVDTFAAIGELIRDGKTLQLVDSQLPFAIRVFFNTQLRGKAALVTPVNVAGKTFGLLGFVWSTRSAFEEHDIALIEGIADQIGTALDRDQLSTEVMRLRSELSQRQQTEIVGQAHEMRRAIEMALNVAGTDSTVLITGESGTGKELIANLIQRNSGRERAPFIKINCGAIPETLLESELFGHEKGAFTDARDRRIGRFEEANGGTLFLDEIAEMSPQAQVRLLRVLQDGEVTRLGGKDVIKVNVRVIAATNKDLEEAIENGTFRKDLYYRLSVFPISLPPLRDRREDVHLLVVHFLEQYKEKTGRFVSGISKDAMDAMLNYDWPGNVRELENAIERAIIIASGRQIELYDLPDAVQRSAGFTPSPARRGRRLIGGDGGKLLMDIELPAPIEEIEKQVIEATLALTDGDKTNAAKLLGIGRKTLYRKLEEFEPEK
- a CDS encoding DUF2071 domain-containing protein; this encodes MKKFLTAQWRDLVMANYEVDPSLLADRVPAGTELDLFDGKCFVSLVGFMFLDTRVAGFLVPFHINFEEVNLRFYVRRETDEEVRRGVVFIKEIVPRMAIAAVARTLYGEPYECWQMSHTRDALRVGYAWERGGCRNSVMVDSGRNLGVPDEGSHEEFIIEHYWGYTKRKKGTDEYKVEHPKWELYEVQNPQINVDLGCTYGEEFAFLTNAEPYSVVLAKGSEIAVYKGSKLDT